The genomic DNA CTCAAGGGCGAGGTCGCCCAGGTGGTCCTGAACCTCATCGTCAACGCGGCCCATGCCATCGAGACCAAGGTGGCCGGGGGCGACCAGCAGGGAACCATCTACATCAGGACCTTCTCGGAAGGGGAGTCCGCCGTGTTGGTGGTCAGGGACACGGGCACGGGCATGTCGGCGGAAGTCGCGGCCAAGGCGTTCGACCCGTTCTTCACCACCAAGGAGGTGGGCAAGGGCACGGGCCAGGGGCTGGCCATCGCCCGGAGCGTGGTGGTCGGAATGCACGGCGGGGCCATCGAAATCGATACCGCCGAGGGCGAGGGCGCGACCTTTACGGTCCGCCTGCCCTTCGAGGAGCCCCCGGCGGGATAGACGCCGTTTTTCCGACCGCGCATCTGCCCGGCCGTCAGCCGTCAGTTCAGGGTCTCCGGCACCAGCACGGTGAACGTCTTGGGGATGCCGACCGTGTGCGCAAACATGTGCATCCGGTCGATCTTGTCCTTGGTCAGCTCCACGCTCTTGCACAGGAGCAGGGCGCCCTGGTTGGAGGACACGTCCTCGTGCAGGACCATGCCGGGGGTGAGCCCTTCGAGCGGGAGGGTGCGGATGGCGTAGCGCGCCTCCACCCCGAGCATCCCTTCCAAATAGTACATGAGTTCCGGATCGTAGGCGTCCAGGTCCCTTTCCAGGCTGAGGAACGCCTTTTGCGGGGTCTTTTCGCGCTGCCGGGCCAGGTCGTAGTCGAGGGATATCTTGAGAATGCGCCCGCCCAGCGGAATGTCGTCCGCCTTGACGCCGTCCCTGGGGGTGCCTGATCCGTCATACCCCTTGAGCTGGTAGGCGATCATGTCCGCGATGGATTGCAGCCGTGGCAGCTTGGCGACCAGGCTTTGGGCCACCGCGGGGTGCATCTCCCACAACTGTGTCTGTTCGGGGGTGAGTTTGCGGCCCTTTTCAAGAATTTCCAGGGTGCCGGGCGGCAGGATGAGCGTGCCGAGCTGGCAGAGCATGGCCGCGATGTCGTACCGCCAGAGGTCCTTGACCCCTTTCTGCTCGGCGAAGTAGCGCACGTAGCGGCGCACCCGGTTGATGCGTTCTCCCGCCTCAGGGTTGACCAGCGAGGTGATCTCGCCGA from Pseudodesulfovibrio thermohalotolerans includes the following:
- a CDS encoding HD domain-containing phosphohydrolase, with the translated sequence MKPRILLIDDEPKVLSALRRQLRELYEIDVHSDPAEALKTIDKTRPYAAAISDYRMPGMNGIDFLSRLKELSPDTTRLMLTGYADLDNAIRAVNDGNVYRFLTKPCERDGLLGNVADAVRQHELVTAKRVLLEKTLKGSVDLLGEITSLVNPEAGERINRVRRYVRYFAEQKGVKDLWRYDIAAMLCQLGTLILPPGTLEILEKGRKLTPEQTQLWEMHPAVAQSLVAKLPRLQSIADMIAYQLKGYDGSGTPRDGVKADDIPLGGRILKISLDYDLARQREKTPQKAFLSLERDLDAYDPELMYYLEGMLGVEARYAIRTLPLEGLTPGMVLHEDVSSNQGALLLCKSVELTKDKIDRMHMFAHTVGIPKTFTVLVPETLN